The proteins below are encoded in one region of Metabacillus dongyingensis:
- a CDS encoding BMP family ABC transporter substrate-binding protein, translating into MLKKSILFAICLFFLTGCGQPRQNELEKVGLLVPDTISDQVWGTKGYKGLLKIQSRYGIEVFYKEGMNNQEVVREAVKEFSGKGVNLIFGHGSEYETFFAELNEEYDDIHFVFFNGEAKGDNMTSLNFDSNAMGFFGGMIAGEMTKTNKVGILAAYEWQPEIDGFYEGANYQNPDVQVEIQYVQSWDDVKSALNHTDEMLAEGIDVVYPAGDGYNVPVIERIKEKGLYAIGFVSDQSDLGEATVLTSTIQHVDLLYELVAEKYLNGELESGNLYFDFQDDVIELGKYSPNVDKSFQNKIQEHIEIYRQTDKLPNQF; encoded by the coding sequence ATGCTGAAGAAAAGTATTCTTTTTGCCATATGCCTTTTTTTTCTGACAGGATGCGGACAACCAAGGCAGAATGAACTTGAGAAAGTGGGCTTGCTTGTCCCGGATACAATCAGCGATCAAGTATGGGGCACGAAGGGATACAAAGGATTATTAAAAATACAATCACGTTACGGTATTGAAGTTTTTTATAAAGAAGGGATGAATAACCAAGAAGTAGTTAGAGAAGCGGTAAAAGAGTTTTCGGGAAAAGGCGTCAATCTCATTTTCGGTCATGGCAGTGAATATGAAACTTTTTTTGCAGAATTGAATGAAGAATATGATGATATTCATTTTGTCTTTTTCAATGGAGAGGCAAAGGGAGATAATATGACAAGCCTTAATTTTGACTCAAATGCTATGGGTTTTTTCGGGGGGATGATTGCCGGTGAAATGACAAAGACAAATAAAGTCGGTATACTGGCAGCTTATGAATGGCAGCCTGAAATTGATGGTTTTTATGAGGGTGCGAACTATCAGAATCCTGATGTTCAGGTTGAAATCCAGTATGTGCAAAGCTGGGATGATGTAAAAAGCGCCCTTAATCATACAGATGAAATGCTTGCAGAAGGCATAGATGTTGTATATCCTGCAGGCGATGGGTATAATGTACCTGTCATTGAGCGGATAAAAGAGAAAGGTTTGTATGCAATTGGTTTTGTTTCCGACCAGTCAGATCTTGGCGAAGCAACTGTCCTTACAAGTACGATCCAGCATGTAGACCTTTTATATGAGCTTGTTGCTGAAAAATATTTGAATGGTGAGCTTGAAAGCGGAAATTTGTATTTTGATTTTCAGGATGATGTCATTGAACTCGGCAAGTACAGTCCAAATGTGGACAAGTCCTTTCAAAATAAAATCCAAGAGCATATAGAAATATACAGGCAGACAGATAAGCTGCCTAATCAATTTTAA
- a CDS encoding ComZ family protein: MNNEPKTLEFMQIAMKYLPEAKAKLDEAGIEITADHLQPMMELLTKVMNDAYELGKNEAGK, translated from the coding sequence ATGAACAACGAACCTAAAACATTAGAATTTATGCAAATCGCCATGAAATATCTTCCGGAAGCCAAAGCAAAGCTTGATGAAGCAGGCATAGAAATTACGGCTGACCATCTTCAGCCGATGATGGAACTGCTCACAAAAGTTATGAATGATGCTTACGAATTAGGAAAAAATGAAGCAGGCAAATAA
- the rsgA gene encoding ribosome small subunit-dependent GTPase A, with amino-acid sequence MNLFNGKQHLGWNDYFEEISVSYQPLIFGRISLEHKHLYRVMTAHGEVLASLSGKFRFEVYSEEDYPAVGDWVALSMREEMKATIHHVLPRFSKLSRKAAGTSGREQLIASNINNLFIVMALNHDFNLRRLERYLVMAWESGANPVILLTKSDLCSKLNELVSSAESIAFGVPVHPVSALERSGIEQLSTYLTEGSTSAFVGSSGAGKSTLINALIGTERQQTGEVRADDSRGRHTTTYRELIAVPKKGLLIDTPGMRELQLWDSESLQHSFEDIESLASACYFRDCGHQNEPKCAINQAIEEGNLTASRLQSYRKLQRELAYIEKKERKKANKK; translated from the coding sequence ATGAATTTATTCAATGGCAAACAGCATTTGGGCTGGAACGATTATTTTGAGGAAATAAGTGTTTCTTATCAGCCGCTTATATTCGGGCGGATCTCATTAGAACACAAACACTTATATCGAGTAATGACTGCTCATGGTGAGGTTTTAGCGTCTTTATCCGGTAAGTTCCGGTTTGAAGTTTATTCGGAGGAGGATTATCCGGCAGTCGGGGATTGGGTAGCCCTATCAATGAGAGAAGAAATGAAGGCTACGATACATCACGTGCTGCCAAGATTCAGCAAGCTATCGAGAAAAGCTGCAGGAACAAGCGGGAGGGAGCAATTAATAGCCTCAAATATTAATAATCTCTTCATTGTTATGGCTTTGAATCATGATTTTAACCTAAGAAGACTTGAGCGTTACCTCGTCATGGCGTGGGAAAGCGGGGCAAACCCTGTTATCTTATTAACTAAATCAGATCTTTGCAGTAAACTTAACGAACTTGTCAGTTCTGCGGAAAGTATAGCGTTCGGAGTCCCGGTACATCCGGTAAGCGCGCTTGAAAGAAGCGGTATTGAACAGCTTTCAACTTATCTTACCGAAGGTTCCACCTCTGCTTTTGTTGGTTCGTCAGGTGCAGGTAAATCAACATTGATAAATGCCTTAATAGGAACAGAAAGGCAGCAGACCGGAGAAGTGAGGGCAGACGATAGCCGCGGCCGGCATACAACAACGTACCGCGAATTAATAGCCGTTCCAAAAAAAGGACTTCTGATCGACACACCTGGTATGAGAGAATTGCAGCTTTGGGATTCAGAATCACTTCAGCATAGCTTTGAAGACATTGAGTCACTTGCTTCAGCCTGTTACTTCAGAGACTGCGGCCATCAGAACGAACCTAAATGCGCCATTAACCAGGCAATAGAGGAAGGGAATTTAACTGCCTCCAGACTTCAAAGCTATCGCAAGCTGCAAAGAGAACTCGCCTATATAGAGAAAAAAGAGCGAAAAAAAGCAAATAAGAAATAA